Within the Zea mays cultivar B73 chromosome 10, Zm-B73-REFERENCE-NAM-5.0, whole genome shotgun sequence genome, the region ggatacccatagttgcaatcaacaagcaacaaacgttgcaactggagtAACAACACAGCATGCAACGATAATCaaggagtaaaaacagagacttaagtttgcaattagaggatactCGCGGCGGGGGGCAGGGAGGCGCGCGTACAGGAGGGCCGAGGGCATGCTCTTATGGGAAGGCGTGCTCGGGGTGTTATTGcatcctgggtgcattcaatatagagaatgcacccaggtgcattttagtgccgccgtatatatatatatatatatatatatatatatatatatatatatatatatatatatatatatatatatatatatatatatatatctactacTCCTTAAGTTGTTAGCGTAGGCGTCCACAGGTTAggttggtgcacggttctgccataCCCCCTCCTCCGCGATTCGCGTCTCTGCCGCCATGCCCGCTCTCCATCGAAGGAAGGCGCCATTCCAGGGATTACCGCACCATTCTCGCCCTCGTCCGCTCTCCGGCACCATTCCAGCATTCCAGGGATTACCGCCTCCCCCTCGATCCGCGGCACTCTCCCCCGTCCTTCTCGAGTATGGCACCGCTAGTCCGCCTCGCGACCCCTGCCTCCTCCCCCCTCGCTCTCTTGTTCCCCCAGCCACCGCGAGGAACTCTGAACCCCATTCCCCACCACCGTACCAATCCCCGCATCTACGCCGCTCCCCCCGCCCCCTGTCAACTACGCCAGGTCCTCGCCATCGATGTCGCCCAAGCGTGTCGTCCTCGCCCCCGACCTCGGCGTGCGGGATTCGGTACCGAAAGAAGAGACAGGAGGAGAATACAAGCCCTCAGCCTCGGTGTTCCCCATTCACCACTCAGGCGCAGTCCATCGCTCCTTCGACGAGGGCTCCAGCGACtacggctccatcgctcctcatgGTGATGCCGCCGAGGGTTGTCCTACGAAGCCGTCCGCGATGCCGAGGGTTGTCCTACGAAGCAGACACGCCCTGCGGCTGCCCACACAAAGGGTGTGTCCGCCGCTGCTCATACACGCGATGAATGCACAGTCCCTATGAGTTCTTGGAACCCGATCTGCTTCTTGATTCGTGATCTTAGGTTTGGTTCTTGTTCCTCCAAGCTACTGCGCGTGTGCTTCCACATTCGGCACAGTGGGAGCCCTCATGGCAGCAGACGACGTGTGACTCCAGACTCGGCGTAGACGACCCACAAGGAGGTTTGTCCCCCCCCCCCAATTTTTGGTTCGTTTCCCTCATTTTTGGTACTGGCATCATGTTAGTTTTCACTGACCCTCATGATTTGCTGCTGGCAGCTGCTAATGGCGGAGGCTGAGCGCCGCCATGGATCTGACACGGTGTGGAATGGGAGGAGCCGAAGCGGAGATTGGATCAAAGTGCACTGGGCAGGAGCCAAGCAAATCGTGAGTATTTTTGTTTTGTGGCTTTGAGTATTTGGATCCCCGTATTCCCTCCCTATTGTGCAAAATTAAGCACCTGAACCCTAAATTGAGCTATTTGTATTCGAATCATTCTTATTCCCTCCCTATTGTGCAAAATTGAGCTATTTGTATTCGAATCATACTTAGTGGTGGACGCCTAAGGATCAGGGCGTGGTGCCTCCCGCACTGGTCCGCGGCTGCTGGAGCAGCTGCCACGGCTGGCATCGCAGTGGTCTTGTTAACCTCAAGAGGTAATCTGGTGGTCCGATGCGCGGAAGTTTTGATCTGCTGCTATGGCCTATATGAGAATGGGTTAACCGTTTTGTTAGTGTCACTGGAGTCGTAGTAGTAGTATCTTTACTATCAGCTGGATAATAGACTAGATGAACATGTATGGCAAGTACCTTTACTTTCTGAAGTTTTCAATGGTAATAAGAGTTGTGAACACAAACATGAGGTATAATTGAGTTCTTGTCTGATCTTTTGAGTTGCACCTGATTCCAGACTTTGAATTCTTATGACTTGGATGGTTTGTACTGTTAGAGGAAAGATGGTGCTACTTTGTTTAGTTGATGCCTGAGATGTTTTTTGTTGCAAATTTGAAATATGCATGATTGTTTGCATGTCTCTCACAGCTTGATGCTTGTAGAGATGTTTGTTGGATGATATGCTGACTGCTAGGCTATCTCACAACCCCATATGTACTAAAATTGGCAACATGAGAGCCATCATATGCATTGCCTCTTGAAGTCTTGATGGATCGAATCCAAAACAGTAGGAGTTGTCCTTGACTGAATTAACATCTCTACAAAGTTGAATCCAAACAGAGTAACAATAAGCTCTCATGTTGAATCCAAACATATCAACAGTAGAAGTCTTGAGGCTGGTGCACCTTGTGGGCTGCCACAAAGTTAAGATATAGTTTTTTTTCAGTCCCTAATACATGTTATCGTCATGTTCATTTTGCACTTAAAAATGATATTAATTAAACCAAAGCATGGATAGTTGAAGTTGTTTTTCTTCATGTTTTACTGTGTTCCTATATATTACTAATAGGGTCTTGGTACAGAGCTATCAACAAGATAGCTGATTTAGTGTCTTGGTACAGTCCCTAATACATGTTGTCTGTTTATATGTTGTGCAGCCAAATGTGTCAGCTGAGTTTCGGTCTCATATTGGTGGAGCTGCTGTATCTGCAGCAAAGGTGAATGTTTCTGAACATTAGTATGTGCTTAGAAGACAAATTTGTTGCTCTCAGTTCACTATTGTTGGTTAAGATCTTTTCATTATCTACCCGCTAAATTTTCTGCACCAATATAGAATGACAAATGCGCGAGCAATTTGCTTCACATGAATGCCAATTCAAAGTTATATGTATTATCTAATGGATCATTTTAGTAGAATTTTTTTCTAATAATACTCAACAGTTGGCAAGCTACCTAACATTTTCATGCTATCTATCATAAAACAAGTGGTTCTTTCTTTGTTTTCTCTGTTGATACGTTTTTAGCAGTTATTCTGTTTAATCCTTCTATTTCACATATAGGGTCATTTATTGGATTGTTTGTGTGGAAGGCAGTTGGTTACTACAATGCTGGAACAGTGGAGTTTATTGTGGACACTCTTTCTGGAGAGTTCTACTTCATGGAGATGAATACTCGACTCCCTCCTCCCCTCCTAGATCCCGTGATCTGCTACGAAGCTGCCATCAACGCCCTCCTCCCCCTCTCCGCTCAGCTCCTCCTCGCTCTTTCGTAGAGGAGAGGATTTCACACTGATGCAAGCGCTCATCAAGGCAGATTTCTGGCTTCTGTTTTTCTCGTCTACCAGATAATCAAGAAAGATTTTAGTATTGCAAGATTTGCTCAGGTGCCTATGCTACCTCATCAGTCTTATTTTGTGCTATGTCCTAATGAGTTTAGTCTCCTGTATTTCTTGTTACCGCCTTTTAAGCACTAGACCAATAACTATACTTTCCATGCAGATGATGCGGAGGTTAAATTTCTTTGTGGCATTCTGTTGCATTGGGCATATATAATAGAGCATGATATCATTGTCAAGGATCACTTGGTCTGTTTAACACATACAATGAGGTACCATCAATCATGGCTATTAAGATTGTTTGCTGCTTCTTGTCTGTAATTTTGATATGGGAAATCCCTGGGGTATTTGAATTATTGTGGACCCCTTTACATTTCTGCTAGGTAAGTTATTGATGTAGTTTTGTATGACATTCTACCTACCAGTCATGCTCAGGAGTTCAGGACCAACCTTAATTATTTCCTATTCAGGCTATAAAGATCCATCACCATCCAAGGCACACTTACCCCTGCTACATGAGTGGCATTTCCGATCTGGCCTCGATCGATACATATGGATTATTGGAATGATTTATGCTTACTTCCATCCTAATGTAAGTATTTCAGATATGGACCTATATTACCCTGATCACCCTCTGCGACTGTATCTGCGAGATTTTATTGGATACGTCTCGATATATTTTCCCTAATCTCTATATATATTAAGCATCGTTTCTTTTGTTCAGATCATGCTAACTTTAACATGTAGCTTTTGACGTAAACAGGTTGAAAGATGGATGGAGAAGCTGGAAGAATCTGAGACTAAGGTTAGATTATCAATCAAGGGAACCATTGTCACTCTTTCGTTGACGGAAAGTTTCCACCTCTTACCTTTGTTGTTGTGGAAACTGTTGGATTTCTTTAAATCAAGTACTTGACACCACTGTGTTGTTAATACTGTACTGACTTGGTGTTGTGTCTCTTCTTCTAGGTTGGCTTTCTATGGTATGAACATATATACAAGCTAGACAAAGGTACATATAACAAGTAGCATCCCTACACATCATGGATCCCTATAACGTACGTATAAGAAATTTAACATGTATTCATAATCGATGTGGCACTGGAAATTTAACATGTCAGTTCGATGTCATGATTTTTATGGGTGGCAATTCATTGCTACTGGTGGTGTTAGGACATAGGAGTAGGATCCCTTTTTTATAGAGAAATGTAGGCACTTCAAGTGTATTGATATTTTTTCTTCTTATTTTGTTGTTCGGCATGTGGTAGATGGGGGTAGATGAGTCTTGTTAATATTTATATCTGGGGTAATGCTCTTAAGTTAACTGAAAGCATCCTAAATTCTCTGCCAGGTTCACTAATCTTTGGATTGTTTATGTTTAGAGTACTATGATGCAGTCTGCCCTTATGTGATTCTGGATGTTTCCATAGGACGCTTATCTTATATTCCTGAATCTTCAGCTTTACTTGAATGAAAAACTAATTAGAAGAAAATGTCCTTGTTTGACATATTAGCTGTTCAAAGCCCGAAAAATTATATTAGTATTTGAAATTGTATAACCAAACTATCAAAAGGTTTCATATCTGTAAGGTTATATCAAATATTTATATATTAGTAACTTCCAGCATTGTCCTCTGAACATTGAGCCAAAAGCCCACTGTAGAACATACCACCTGAAAAATTCCAGTTTGCGATTAGCGACGATGTATGGCCCAGGCCCACTGAAACTGATTTCAGATCAGAGGCTCTCTGAATCATTTATTAGAGACGCCTCTGGATTTTATGACGGTTCAAAATAGCTTTCTGATTCAGAGATCCCTTCCATGGTTAACATTGCCCAGTCTTACTTCATGTTAGCTGTCTGATTCAGAGACGATCTTTATATTTCGTTGGTTTCCTATTTTATCATGTAAGCTGTAAGCAATATAAACACCACAGATTGCCGGTCTCAGACGaagagcagcagtagcagcatgtTCTGCTTACCACAGCAGCAGCAACGAAGTATTTTATTGTAAGCAAGTTGGGGTAGA harbors:
- the LOC109943025 gene encoding uncharacterized protein, whose amino-acid sequence is MSPKRVVLAPDLGVRDSVPKEETGGEYKPSASVFPIHHSGAVHRSFDEGSSDYGSIAPHGDAAEGCPTKPSAMPRVVLRSRHALRLPTQRVWFLFLQATARVLPHSAQWEPSWQQTTCDSRLGVDDPQGAANGGG